TGAGTTGGTTTATAAATGGGCGATAGAAGAAAAAGAACTTGGAAATATAGATAATGCTATGGAATATTTTAAAGAAACAACGCGGATTTATCCATTCCATAGAGATGCTCATCTCCAACTTGCAGAAATCTATTGCGAAAAAATGAAATCTGATAAAATTTACCTGTTATGGGCACTGAAGAGACTTGAGAAAGCATTTAAAATTGATCCTGAAAGATTGGAAATTCAAGAAAAGATAAAAGAATTAGAAAAATTAAAAAATTAGCAATTTTTCGACCTGTGCAATTAGAAATAAAAGGATAATTGATTAAACAGATTACATTTTTTATTGTAAGCGGATTGAACGGATTGAACGGATTTTTTTTATTTCTTTTTCCGTTAAATCCGCTTACTAAATCCACCCGCTTACTATTAAAAATCTGCTTCCTTAATTTTCTACCTGCACAGGTCGCAATTTTTTTAACTATCACTAACTTTCTAACCCAACTTCATAGCGGTTTCTTAACCATAACCTTTTATCCAAAAAGGCTTCTTGTCCCACCACCGCCTTCTTTTTATCTCACTTGTGGGTATAAAAGCTCGGGCTACCAATTCCCCTCATTTCACTGACACATTGCAGTAATCTACATTTTTTTCTTGACAGAAATATCCTTTTACCGTATAATAATATTAAACAAATAAATTTAATAGAAAGGGGGATTAACATTGAAGATAGGAGTGTTAACTGGTGGTGGAGACTGTCCGGGACTTAATCCGGCGATTAGAGGGATAGTCTTAAGGGCAATAGATTTAGGATATGAGGTTATTGGCATTAAAGATGGCTGGAAAGGAATGGTTAATGGTGAGACACAGTCTCTTAATATAAACGATGTTGAGGGAATAATTTCAAAAGGGGGAACAATACTTGGCACCTCGCGAACTAACCCTTTTAAAAAGGAAGGGGATAAAGAGAAGGTTTTAGAAAATATTAAAAAATTAGGATTAGATTGTATCATTGCCATTGGTGGTGAGGATACTCTGGGTGTTGCAGAGAAATTCTATCAATCAGGGGTAAAAGTAGTTGGAGTCCCTAAAACTATGGATAATGACCTGTCATGCACTGATTATACCTTTGGTTTTGATAGTGCGGTAACCGTAGCCGTAGATGCCTTAGAACGATTGCGGGATACCGCACAGTCACATCGGAGAGTGATGGTTTTAGAAGTAATGGGTAGATATGCTGGTTGGGTATCTCTTTTTACAGGTATTGCCGGTGGGGCAGATTGGATATTGATTCCAGAAATTCCGGTTGACCTGGATAAAATGTGTGACCATTTAAAGAAACTACGGCAACGAGGAAAACCTTATGCCGTCATTGTTACCTCTGAAGCCGTCGAATTACCAGGAATGGCTGAACAGGAGCAGGAAAAGGATGCCTTTGGGCATATTATTCTTAAAGAAAAAGGTGTTGGAGAAAGAGTGGCGGAAGAGATTAAAAAGCGAACCGGGTTTGAAACAAGGGCGGCAGTCATTGGACATATCCAACGCGGTGGGGCTCCAACGGTCTTTGACCGAATGTTAGGCATTCGTGTCGGAGTAAAGGCGGTAGATTTAATCGCTAACCAGCAATTTGGACAGATGGTCTGCTTAAAAGGAAATGAAATACAATCTGCTCCTTTAAAAGAGGCAGTCGCAGAACTTAAAATGGTTACCCAACAATGGTGGAATTTAGCTCAAATACTCTTTAAGTAATGAGGTCGGAGGTAGAAAATTGAAATTTAAAAAAGGTTTAATTGTAGGTTTTTTTGCCGGAATAATCAGGGTGATTTTAAATTTATTAAAATATAAGCTGTTTAAAAGCTATTATATTCTTCCCGCTCTATATTCACCTCGATTAAATGGTGACCCAACTCAATGGCTGCTACAAACAGCACTTACAGATTTAATTGTGGGTATACTTTTTGGTCTGCTTTTTGTTTTGTTAATTAACGCCTTGCCAGGAACCAAAATAAAAAGAGGGCTGGGATATGGATTTGTTATGTGGGTGATTAGTGAGTTACCCTCCTTACTTACGGCATATACAACCCGGATGATAGATTTAGGGTTAATTACCT
This sequence is a window from bacterium. Protein-coding genes within it:
- a CDS encoding 6-phosphofructokinase, which gives rise to MKIGVLTGGGDCPGLNPAIRGIVLRAIDLGYEVIGIKDGWKGMVNGETQSLNINDVEGIISKGGTILGTSRTNPFKKEGDKEKVLENIKKLGLDCIIAIGGEDTLGVAEKFYQSGVKVVGVPKTMDNDLSCTDYTFGFDSAVTVAVDALERLRDTAQSHRRVMVLEVMGRYAGWVSLFTGIAGGADWILIPEIPVDLDKMCDHLKKLRQRGKPYAVIVTSEAVELPGMAEQEQEKDAFGHIILKEKGVGERVAEEIKKRTGFETRAAVIGHIQRGGAPTVFDRMLGIRVGVKAVDLIANQQFGQMVCLKGNEIQSAPLKEAVAELKMVTQQWWNLAQILFK